One Peromyscus leucopus breed LL Stock chromosome 6, UCI_PerLeu_2.1, whole genome shotgun sequence genomic region harbors:
- the Mrps21 gene encoding 28S ribosomal protein S21, mitochondrial, with protein sequence MAKHLKFIARTVMVQEGNVEGAYRTLNRILTTDGLTEVIKRRRYYEKPCRRRQRESYEACRRIYNMEMARKINFLMRKNRADPWQGC encoded by the exons ATGGCTAAACACCTGAAGTTCATTGCCAGGACTGTGATGGTTCAGGAGGGGAATGTGGAAGGTGCATACAGAACCCTGAACAG AATCCTCACTACCGACGGGCTCACCGAAGTCATAAAGCGCCGGCGCTACTATGAGAaaccctgccgccgccgccagcgGGAGAGCTATGAAGCGTGCCGGAGGATCTACAACATGGAAATGGCTCGGAAGATTAACTTCTTGATGCGAAAGAACCGGGCGGATCCGTGGCAGGGCTGCTAA
- the Ciart gene encoding circadian-associated transcriptional repressor — protein MDSPSSISSYSSSSLSSSFSTSPVNSDSGFPSDNEREGKSTQGLRPDAVGQRGGSQPSPGPIRCRHRPRISSNQHTASHLEQRGSGIRRSREGELETGLHTRGCTTEGDLLFAQKCKELQGFIRPLTDLLNGLKMGRFDKGLSSFQQSVAMDRIQRIVGVLRKPQMGERYLGTLLQVEAMLKTWFPHVAAQKSSLGGSRHQISKHFPSHQSDSAASSPAPLVEKTGQTQPGHFVLKPEQPWHLTEWPAMNLTWIHSTPICNPPLSSPGSTSSHSSSGSGGSIGVILVLQKGGQPFTHSAPGTPIPPTTMTTTLSPVTPGELKKPSGDGEGPCCHSLPAPLPSGCSCSLCPPVPPTTVGEVTAGPRDPQMSSPPAAAPALSP, from the exons ATGGATTCTCCATCTAGCATTTCTTcttattcctcctcctctctctcctcgtCATTTTCCACATCCCCTGTGAACAGTGACTCTGGCTTCCCCTCTGATAATGAGAGGGAGGGCAAGAGCACCCAAGGGCTCAGGCCAGACGCTGTTGGGCAAAGGGGAGGCTCCCAGCCCAGTCCAGGCCCTATCCGCTGCAGACATCGACCCAGGATTTCTAGTAACCAGCACACAGCCTCTCATCTGGAACAGAGAGGATCTGGAATCAGAAGATCAAGAGAGGGTGAACTGGAGACCGGTCTGCACACCCGGGGATGTACCACAGAGGGAGACCTGCTTTTTGCTCAAAAG TGTAAAGAACTCCAAGGGTTCATACGGCCCCTCACGGATCTACTGAATGGACTGAAAATGGGCCGCTTTGACAAAG GATTGAGTAGCTTCCAGCAGAGTGTGGCCATGGACCGGATCCAGCGTATCGTGGGGGTTTTACGGAAGCCTCAGATGGG agaacGGTATCTAGGGACCTTGCTGCAAGTGGAAGCGATGTTAAAGACATGGTTCCCTCATGTGGCTGCCCAGAAGTCATCCTTAGGAGGTAGCAGGCATCAGATAAGCAAG CACTTTCCCAGCCACCAGAGTGACTCAGCTGCTTCCTCTCCTGCACCTCTCGTGGAGAAGACTGGCCAGACACAACCAGGACATTTCGTTTTGAAACCAGAGCAGCCTTGGCATCTTACAGAATGGCCAGCGATGAACCTCACCTGGATTCACAGCACTCCGATTTGTAACCCTCCCCTCAGTTCCCCGGGCTCCACCTCCAGCCACAGTTCCTCAGGCTCTGGAGGCAGCATTGGTGTCATCCTCGTCCTCCAGAAAGGAGGCCAGCCCTTCACCCACTCCGCTCCAGGCACTCCCATCCCACCGACGACGATGACGACGACCCTGTCTCCTGTCACCCCTGGTGAGCTGAAGAAACCGTCTGGAGATGGAGAGGGGCCTTGCTGCCACAGTTTGCCAGCACCGCTGCCttcaggctgcagctgcagcctCTGCCCCCCTGTCCCCCCTACCACCGTCGGAGAGGTGACGGCAGGACCCCGAGACCCACAGATGAGCAGCCCTCCTGCAGCTGCCCCAGCCCTCAGCCCCTAA